GCGCATGGCGGCAAAGCCTTCCGCCAGGGGGTAAAGCGGCAGCAGGACATTCTCCCGAGCCGACAGCTCGCGCACCAAGTGAAACTGCTGAAAGATGAAACCGAAGGTCTGCCGCCGGACATCGGTGAGAAAACGCTCCGGCAGCCGCGACACCTCCCGCCCCTCAAGCAGCACCCGTCCGCTGGTGGGTCTGGCCATGCCGCCGACCAGCGACAGCAGGGAGCTCTTGCCGGAACCGCTCGGACCCTGCAGCACGCTGACCCCATGCAGAGGGATGTCGAGAGTGATCCCGCGCAGCGCCTCCACCCGATCGGGACGACGCGGATTGTAGACCTTGGTGACATTCTCCAGCCGGATCATTCATCCACCCAAGACATCAAAAGAATTTCATCACGGAGCCACTGAGCCAACAGAAGATGGAAAGTCCAAAGCGAAATGCTTTTGTGAATTCCGGATTCCTCCCGGGATCTTGCAGCTTTCTCTGTGCCCTCCGAACCCTGTCTGGAACCGATTCGCCTATCCCCGCATCACCGTGTCGGGAT
This sequence is a window from Geothermobacter ehrlichii. Protein-coding genes within it:
- a CDS encoding ABC transporter ATP-binding protein — translated: MIRLENVTKVYNPRRPDRVEALRGITLDIPLHGVSVLQGPSGSGKSSLLSLVGGMARPTSGRVLLEGREVSRLPERFLTDVRRQTFGFIFQQFHLVRELSARENVLLPLYPLAEGFAAMRRRADELLARFGLTDKAQHKVRWLSGGEQQRVAVARALVNRPRMVIADEPTAHLDSRLSRELLGILHDLAAEGRAVLLATHDPLVADHPMVENRFRLRDGRLVEADG